From the genome of Halomonas sp. 1513, one region includes:
- a CDS encoding ABC transporter permease — translation MSDSSAPLTTADGVPLKVSLRRAVRRSKIKALLLVAPLLLFLVIAFVIPIFEMLTRSVANPEVSNHLPRTVAALEDWDRQDVPGEPAFAALVEDLLEGQEARNLGLLASRLNYERSGMRSAINRTARGLRTMEPPYREAVIEANARWGELDTWKIIQREARLYTPSYYLAAVDRQLTPDGEITRAPDNQQIHVSLFWRTFWMSGLITLMTLLLGYPIAFLLASLPLRHSNLLMILVLLPFWTSLLVRTTTWIAILQSQGVLNDVMVFLGVIADDARWQMIHNKIGTVVAMTHILLPFMILPLYSVMKTIPPSYMRAARSLGGRPFLCFRRVYFPLTIPGMAAGGILVFILSIGYYITPALVGGQSGRFITNYIAYHMQTSLNWGLAAAIASILLFVVVVFYMVFNRLVGVDKVKLG, via the coding sequence GTGTCCGACTCTTCTGCTCCGCTGACCACGGCCGATGGCGTGCCGCTCAAGGTCAGCCTGCGTCGCGCGGTGCGACGTTCGAAAATCAAGGCGCTGCTGCTGGTGGCGCCACTGCTGCTTTTTCTGGTGATTGCCTTCGTGATCCCGATCTTCGAGATGCTGACGCGCAGCGTCGCCAATCCCGAGGTCAGCAATCACCTTCCGCGAACCGTGGCCGCCCTTGAAGACTGGGACCGACAGGACGTCCCCGGTGAGCCGGCGTTCGCGGCATTGGTCGAAGACCTGTTGGAGGGCCAGGAGGCGCGCAATCTGGGCCTGCTGGCCAGCCGCTTGAACTATGAGCGCTCCGGCATGCGTTCGGCGATCAACCGCACGGCCCGCGGTCTGCGTACCATGGAGCCGCCGTATCGCGAGGCGGTGATCGAGGCCAATGCGCGCTGGGGCGAGCTCGACACCTGGAAGATCATCCAGCGCGAGGCGCGCCTATATACGCCGTCCTACTACCTGGCGGCGGTCGACCGTCAGCTGACGCCGGATGGCGAGATCACCCGTGCGCCGGACAACCAGCAGATCCACGTCAGCCTGTTCTGGCGGACCTTCTGGATGAGCGGGCTGATCACCCTGATGACGCTGCTGCTCGGCTATCCCATCGCCTTCCTGCTGGCCAGCCTGCCGCTGCGCCACTCCAACCTGTTGATGATCCTGGTGCTGCTGCCGTTCTGGACGTCGCTGCTGGTGCGTACCACCACCTGGATCGCCATCCTGCAGTCCCAGGGGGTGTTGAACGATGTGATGGTGTTCCTCGGCGTGATTGCCGACGATGCGCGCTGGCAGATGATTCACAACAAGATCGGCACGGTGGTGGCGATGACGCATATCCTGCTGCCGTTCATGATCCTGCCACTCTATTCGGTAATGAAGACCATCCCGCCGAGCTATATGCGCGCGGCACGCTCGTTGGGCGGTCGGCCGTTCCTGTGTTTCCGACGCGTCTATTTCCCATTGACGATTCCCGGCATGGCAGCCGGCGGGATCCTGGTCTTTATCCTGTCGATCGGCTACTACATCACGCCGGCGCTGGTGGGCGGACAGTCGGGTCGCTTCATCACCAACTACATCGCCTATCACATGCAGACCTCGCTCAACTGGGGGCTTGCGGCGGCGATTGCGTCGATCCTGCTGTTCGTGGTGGTGGTGTTCTACATGGTCTTCAATCGCCTAGTCGGCGTCGACAAGGTCAAACTGGGGTAA
- a CDS encoding flagellar transcriptional regulator FlhD, with protein sequence MTIDTILDEIQDLNLSYLLLVQRLLNEDRASAMFRLKLTEEMAELLATLSAKQLSKLSRTNQLLCRLCYEDADQLRKLTHNQREQGLSQTHASLLMAVPLSGNVLREG encoded by the coding sequence ATGACCATCGATACCATTCTGGACGAAATCCAGGACCTCAATCTGTCCTACCTGCTGCTGGTCCAGCGCTTGCTGAATGAAGATCGCGCGTCGGCGATGTTCCGCCTCAAGCTCACCGAAGAGATGGCCGAACTGCTGGCCACGCTTTCTGCCAAGCAGCTCAGCAAGCTTTCACGCACCAACCAGCTGCTGTGCCGGCTGTGCTACGAGGATGCCGATCAGCTGCGCAAACTGACCCACAATCAGCGTGAGCAGGGTCTTTCCCAGACCCATGCATCGCTATTGATGGCGGTTCCGCTGAGCGGCAATGTGCTGCGGGAGGGCTAG
- a CDS encoding transcriptional regulator FlhC has protein sequence MADKSLVSEMLQVQMAIELIELGARLQVLETETDLSRARLIRLYKEVRGMSPPKGMLPFSTDWFITWMPNVHSSLFYNIYLRLKHDYGCQRMEAFVKAFRLYLEQVELDEAEPVLGLTRAWTLIRFFESDMLELNPCTSCGGHFVAHAHTPSHDFVCGICQPPSRAGKTRKRLAEAKAAASTVQAAVAAR, from the coding sequence ATGGCGGACAAGAGCCTCGTCAGTGAAATGCTGCAGGTGCAGATGGCCATCGAGCTGATCGAGCTCGGGGCGCGCCTGCAGGTGCTTGAGACCGAGACCGATCTGAGTCGCGCGCGCCTGATTCGCCTCTACAAGGAGGTGCGCGGCATGTCCCCCCCCAAGGGCATGCTGCCGTTCTCTACCGACTGGTTCATCACCTGGATGCCCAACGTCCACTCCTCGCTGTTCTACAACATTTATCTGCGGCTGAAGCATGACTACGGTTGCCAGCGTATGGAGGCCTTCGTCAAGGCGTTTCGCTTGTATCTCGAACAGGTCGAGCTGGACGAGGCCGAGCCGGTGCTGGGGCTGACCCGGGCCTGGACGCTGATCCGTTTCTTCGAAAGCGACATGCTCGAGCTCAATCCCTGCACCAGCTGCGGCGGGCACTTCGTGGCCCATGCCCACACGCCGAGTCACGACTTTGTGTGCGGCATCTGCCAGCCGCCGTCGCGCGCCGGCAAGACCCGCAAGCGCCTGGCCGAGGCCAAGGCGGCTGCATCCACCGTTCAGGCCGCCGTCGCCGCACGTTAA
- a CDS encoding flagellar motor stator protein MotA: MLIPIGFLIVAFSVFGGFALAGGHLGPLYQPTEILMICGAAVGAFIAANNGKAMIATLRTTSKLKRTVKYNKETYMELMALQYKLLAKARRDGMLAIERDIDNPQESPLFSEYPKIQADPMIMGFLTDYLRLMISGNMDPHQIDELMEHEIEAFEHEAHIPADALAKVGDALPAFGIVAAVLGVIKALSAADAGPDEMGYMIAHALVGTFLGILLAYGFVNPLASRIDRQVNEAVKMLQCIRVTLLASLNGYAPQLAVEFGRKALHTAERPTFNELEDHVRAAKSTGTGGA; this comes from the coding sequence GTGCTGATACCTATTGGATTTTTGATCGTTGCATTTTCCGTATTCGGCGGCTTCGCGCTTGCCGGCGGCCACCTCGGCCCGCTCTACCAGCCCACCGAGATCCTGATGATCTGTGGTGCGGCGGTGGGTGCCTTCATAGCCGCCAACAACGGCAAGGCGATGATCGCGACCCTGCGCACTACCTCCAAGCTCAAGCGCACGGTGAAGTACAACAAGGAAACCTACATGGAGCTGATGGCGCTGCAGTACAAGCTGCTGGCCAAGGCTCGTCGCGATGGCATGTTGGCCATCGAGCGCGACATCGACAACCCCCAGGAGAGCCCGCTGTTCTCCGAGTACCCGAAGATCCAGGCCGACCCCATGATCATGGGCTTTCTCACCGACTATCTGCGCCTGATGATCAGCGGCAACATGGACCCGCACCAGATCGATGAACTCATGGAGCATGAGATCGAGGCCTTCGAGCATGAGGCGCACATCCCCGCCGATGCCCTGGCCAAGGTCGGCGATGCGCTGCCGGCGTTCGGTATCGTGGCCGCCGTGCTGGGGGTCATCAAGGCGCTGAGCGCCGCCGATGCCGGCCCCGACGAGATGGGCTACATGATCGCCCACGCCCTGGTCGGCACCTTCCTCGGCATTCTGCTCGCCTACGGCTTCGTCAATCCGCTAGCCAGTCGTATCGACCGCCAGGTCAACGAGGCGGTCAAGATGCTGCAATGCATCCGCGTCACGCTGTTGGCTAGCCTCAACGGCTATGCGCCTCAGTTGGCGGTAGAGTTCGGCCGCAAGGCGCTGCATACCGCCGAGCGTCCCACCTTCAATGAGCTCGAGGATCATGTTCGCGCTGCCAAGAGCACCGGTACGGGGGGCGCATGA
- the motB gene encoding flagellar motor protein MotB (with MotA forms the ion channels that couple flagellar rotation to proton/sodium motive force across the membrane and forms the stator elements of the rotary flagellar machine), with the protein MSDDRRPIIIKRKKVVHAHHGGSWKIALADFMTAMMALFLVLWILATASEEQLQSVAEYFSTPLSVAIAGGDRTSSSDSAIPGGGPDPVHEEGERMRIDMRTQSRSSDEIRRFRNLQQRMETLIEGDPQLRELRRQIRFDMTPEGLRVQLVDTEQRPMFELGSDAVAPYMRDLLRAIAPLLNDMDNPLSLSGHTDSIPYSGGYRGYSNWELSSDRANASRRELVAGGLDPDKLLRVAGMGDRVPLSDTQPDDPVNRRIAIVVLDERAAEGIRSQGMPGGGSVPSPAASRLAEEIDTSPVEDFRQGLEDTLSDE; encoded by the coding sequence ATGAGCGACGATCGCCGCCCCATCATCATCAAGCGCAAGAAGGTCGTACATGCGCACCATGGCGGCAGCTGGAAGATTGCGCTGGCCGACTTCATGACCGCGATGATGGCGCTGTTCCTGGTGCTGTGGATTCTGGCCACCGCCAGCGAGGAGCAGTTGCAGAGCGTCGCCGAGTACTTCAGCACGCCGCTGTCGGTGGCGATCGCCGGCGGCGACCGCACCTCGTCGAGCGACAGCGCCATCCCCGGCGGCGGTCCGGACCCGGTGCACGAAGAGGGCGAGCGGATGCGCATCGACATGCGTACCCAGAGTCGCAGCAGCGACGAGATTCGCCGTTTCCGCAATCTCCAGCAGCGCATGGAGACGCTGATAGAGGGTGACCCCCAGCTGCGCGAGCTGCGCCGCCAGATCCGTTTCGACATGACCCCCGAGGGGTTGCGGGTACAGCTGGTGGATACCGAGCAGCGCCCGATGTTCGAACTCGGCAGCGATGCGGTAGCGCCCTATATGCGTGACCTGCTGCGCGCCATCGCGCCACTGCTCAACGACATGGACAACCCGCTCAGCCTTAGCGGCCATACCGACAGCATTCCCTATTCCGGGGGATATCGCGGCTACAGCAACTGGGAGCTCTCCAGCGACCGTGCCAATGCCTCGCGACGCGAGCTGGTCGCCGGCGGGCTCGATCCCGACAAGCTACTGCGGGTGGCCGGCATGGGCGATCGTGTACCGCTGTCGGATACCCAGCCCGACGACCCGGTCAACCGGCGTATCGCCATCGTGGTGCTTGACGAGCGGGCAGCCGAGGGTATTCGTTCCCAGGGCATGCCGGGTGGCGGCAGCGTCCCTTCGCCGGCCGCCTCACGGCTGGCCGAGGAGATCGATACCTCGCCGGTAGAAGACTTCCGCCAGGGGCTTGAAGACACGCTGAGCGACGAATAG
- a CDS encoding flagellar export chaperone FliS, translated as MSAMRGAAAYGRGANAYAKVGVESGVMSASPHQLIVMLFDGAQASIRAARIHMQSGNTVEKGKSISKALDIVNNGLMAALDAERGGEVAQRLASLYDYIARLLLAANLRNDEQSLDEAAKLLDDIGTAWREIGGQPGAQASGQ; from the coding sequence ATGAGTGCGATGCGCGGAGCGGCCGCCTATGGTCGCGGGGCCAATGCCTACGCCAAGGTCGGCGTCGAGAGCGGCGTAATGTCGGCCAGCCCACATCAACTGATCGTGATGCTGTTCGACGGCGCCCAGGCGTCGATTCGGGCGGCGCGGATTCATATGCAGAGCGGCAATACGGTGGAGAAGGGCAAGTCGATCTCCAAGGCGCTGGATATCGTCAACAACGGCCTGATGGCAGCCCTCGATGCCGAACGCGGTGGCGAAGTCGCCCAGCGGTTGGCGTCGCTGTATGACTACATCGCGCGCCTGCTGCTGGCCGCCAACCTGCGTAACGACGAGCAGAGCCTCGATGAGGCGGCCAAGCTGCTCGACGACATCGGCACTGCCTGGCGTGAGATCGGTGGCCAGCCCGGCGCGCAAGCGAGCGGGCAGTGA
- a CDS encoding MFS transporter → MVLVGLNLRPALSSLAPLLGRIQQDTGLSPLGVGALTTLPVLCLGLFAPLAPRLSRRLGAERALSLGLLALAVALTIRALPSLWLLFLGTLMVGAAIGVCGSLLPALVKRELPRGADLMTGVYTMALCLGGALGAGISVPLADLLGSWPLSLASWALLALAALLAWRLGMPQPRPASQPDEPPAPPVSLFRSPLAWQVTGFMGSQSSLAYIVFGWLPVLMQRRGLSEGEAGWLLAMSVMSQLLAALAAPWLARLGRDQRLATLLLLGASAAGMLVLLLGPLQARWLGAALLGIGQGGCFSMALTMIVLRSGTHQLAGQLSGMVQGLGYCMAAAGPLSVGLMLQFGAGNRTISLLLMVIVGVAASCAMLAGRQHRLDLEQGRLVTRRER, encoded by the coding sequence ATGGTGCTGGTCGGGCTCAACCTGCGTCCCGCGCTGTCGTCGCTGGCACCGCTGCTTGGCCGTATCCAGCAAGACACCGGGCTAAGCCCGCTCGGCGTGGGCGCCTTGACCACGCTACCGGTCCTTTGTCTTGGCCTGTTCGCCCCGCTGGCCCCGCGCCTTTCGCGCCGTCTGGGCGCGGAGCGTGCCCTCTCCCTGGGCCTGCTAGCGCTCGCCGTGGCGCTGACCATCCGCGCCCTCCCCAGCCTGTGGCTGCTGTTCCTCGGCACGCTCATGGTGGGCGCTGCCATCGGCGTCTGCGGCAGCCTGCTGCCGGCGCTGGTCAAGCGCGAACTGCCCCGCGGCGCCGACCTAATGACCGGCGTCTACACCATGGCGCTCTGCCTGGGCGGTGCGCTCGGAGCAGGGATCAGCGTGCCGCTGGCCGACCTGCTGGGCAGTTGGCCCCTCAGCCTGGCCAGCTGGGCACTGCTGGCCCTGGCCGCGCTGCTGGCATGGCGGCTGGGGATGCCGCAACCACGCCCGGCATCGCAGCCCGATGAACCGCCTGCGCCGCCGGTGTCGCTGTTCCGCTCGCCACTCGCGTGGCAGGTCACCGGCTTCATGGGCAGCCAGTCGTCGCTGGCCTATATCGTGTTCGGCTGGCTGCCGGTATTGATGCAGCGCCGCGGCCTCAGCGAGGGCGAAGCCGGCTGGCTGTTGGCGATGTCGGTGATGTCGCAGCTGCTGGCGGCGCTGGCCGCCCCCTGGCTGGCACGGCTGGGACGCGATCAGCGCCTTGCCACGCTGCTGCTGCTGGGCGCCAGCGCCGCCGGCATGCTGGTCCTGCTGCTCGGGCCGCTGCAGGCTCGCTGGCTGGGCGCCGCGCTGCTGGGCATTGGCCAGGGCGGCTGCTTCAGCATGGCCCTGACCATGATCGTGCTGCGCAGCGGCACCCACCAGCTGGCCGGCCAGCTGTCGGGGATGGTCCAGGGCCTCGGCTACTGCATGGCCGCCGCCGGGCCGCTGAGCGTCGGCCTGATGCTGCAGTTCGGCGCCGGCAATCGCACCATCAGCCTGCTGCTGATGGTCATCGTCGGCGTGGCAGCGAGCTGTGCCATGCTCGCCGGCCGCCAGCATCGCCTCGACCTCGAACAGGGCCGGCTGGTTACCCGCCGGGAACGCTGA
- a CDS encoding flagellar protein FhlB, whose translation MSERTPPSRRRQAVALAYQEREGAPRVLARGYGDLAERIIAEARRQGVFVHDAPELVSLLMQLDIDERIPENLYAVIAELLIWARELSLEEEKASVMGDKL comes from the coding sequence ATGAGTGAGCGTACGCCGCCTTCGCGTCGTCGCCAGGCCGTGGCGCTGGCCTATCAGGAGCGCGAGGGGGCCCCACGAGTGCTGGCGCGAGGCTATGGTGACCTGGCCGAGCGCATCATCGCCGAGGCGCGTCGTCAGGGGGTGTTCGTGCATGACGCCCCGGAGCTGGTCAGCCTGCTGATGCAGCTGGATATCGATGAACGCATCCCCGAAAACCTCTATGCCGTGATAGCCGAGCTGCTGATCTGGGCCCGCGAGCTGTCGTTGGAGGAGGAAAAAGCGTCAGTAATGGGAGACAAATTGTAA
- a CDS encoding spermidine/putrescine ABC transporter substrate-binding protein, with amino-acid sequence MKGTGVAVAGLSALAVAVAAHAEGQTLNVVSWGGAYSMSQQRAYHEPWMEMTGDEIVNIDQSANALAGLRSQSQAGNVTWDLVDMLPADAMIACAEGLIEPLDHDELLADAPDGTPPSEDFVDGALGECFVASIVYSNIVAFNSDMFPEDNQPSTIEDVFDLENYPGQRALMRRPINNLEWALIADGVDRDDVYDMLETEEGIQRAFDKLDTIKDSVIWWEEGAQPPQLLADREVAFASAYNGRIFDAMVSENQPFEIIWDAQVFELDGWVVPTGKMDKVRDFLYFATDTQRLADQAQYISYGPARMSSSDLVSTHAETGIEMETHMPTYEPNFATAIQKDDEFWADYLDELSQRFDAWLAR; translated from the coding sequence ATCAAAGGTACCGGTGTCGCCGTAGCAGGTCTCTCGGCGCTGGCGGTGGCGGTCGCTGCCCACGCCGAGGGTCAGACCCTCAACGTGGTCTCCTGGGGCGGCGCCTACAGCATGAGCCAGCAGCGCGCCTACCATGAGCCGTGGATGGAGATGACCGGCGACGAAATCGTCAACATCGACCAGAGTGCCAACGCGCTGGCGGGGCTGCGTTCCCAGTCCCAGGCCGGCAACGTCACCTGGGACCTGGTCGATATGCTGCCGGCGGACGCCATGATTGCCTGTGCCGAAGGCCTCATCGAGCCCCTCGACCACGACGAGCTGCTGGCCGATGCGCCGGACGGCACGCCGCCCAGCGAGGACTTCGTCGACGGCGCGCTGGGCGAGTGCTTCGTGGCCTCGATCGTCTATTCGAACATCGTCGCTTTCAACAGCGACATGTTCCCCGAAGATAATCAGCCCAGCACCATCGAGGATGTCTTCGACCTCGAGAACTACCCCGGCCAGCGCGCCCTGATGCGCCGCCCGATCAACAACCTCGAGTGGGCACTGATCGCCGATGGCGTCGACCGTGACGATGTCTACGACATGCTCGAGACCGAAGAGGGCATCCAGCGCGCCTTCGACAAGCTCGATACCATCAAGGACAGCGTGATCTGGTGGGAAGAGGGCGCCCAGCCGCCGCAGCTGCTGGCCGACCGTGAGGTTGCCTTCGCCTCGGCCTACAACGGCCGGATCTTCGATGCCATGGTCAGCGAGAATCAGCCGTTCGAGATCATCTGGGACGCCCAGGTATTCGAGCTCGACGGTTGGGTGGTGCCCACCGGCAAGATGGACAAGGTGCGCGATTTCCTCTACTTCGCCACCGACACCCAGCGTCTTGCCGACCAGGCCCAGTACATCTCCTATGGCCCGGCGCGGATGTCCTCCTCCGACCTCGTCTCGACGCATGCCGAAACCGGCATCGAGATGGAAACCCACATGCCCACCTATGAGCCCAACTTCGCCACAGCGATCCAGAAGGATGACGAGTTCTGGGCCGACTACCTCGACGAGTTGAGCCAGCGCTTCGACGCCTGGCTGGCACGGTAA
- a CDS encoding spermidine/putrescine ABC transporter ATP-binding protein — protein MTDTSEAQSATSAVSAQGDGDATFARFTNVQKSYDGVELVVKDFNLDIRKGEFVTLLGPSGSGKTTCLMMMAGFETPTHGEILLKGEPISGLPPHKRGIGMVFQNYALFPHMTVAENLAFPLEVRHLSKAQIKEKVARALAMVRLEEFGDRRPAQLSGGQQQRVALARALVFEPELVLMDEPLGALDKNLREEMQYEIKRIHASLGVTMIYVTHDQTEALTMSDRIAVFNDGVVQQLASPDELYERPENAFVAYFIGENNRLTGEVSERLGDDCKVRLDSGDTVIAKPVAVGGVGSRTTLSLRPERVSILREDAAEQFDNQFTATVQEVIYLGDHLRTRVSVCGNDDFILKTPNAQGFGVMRPGQQIQVGWSSADCRALDA, from the coding sequence ATGACCGATACCTCCGAAGCGCAATCGGCGACCTCTGCGGTGTCTGCCCAGGGTGATGGCGATGCAACCTTTGCACGGTTTACCAACGTCCAGAAGAGCTATGACGGCGTCGAACTGGTGGTCAAGGATTTCAATCTTGACATTCGCAAGGGTGAATTCGTCACCCTGCTGGGGCCGTCGGGCTCCGGTAAGACCACCTGTCTGATGATGATGGCCGGCTTCGAAACCCCTACCCACGGTGAAATTCTGCTCAAGGGCGAACCGATCAGCGGCCTGCCGCCGCACAAGCGCGGTATCGGCATGGTGTTCCAGAACTATGCGCTGTTCCCGCATATGACGGTGGCCGAGAATCTCGCCTTTCCGCTCGAAGTGCGACATCTCAGCAAGGCGCAGATCAAGGAGAAGGTGGCACGGGCGCTTGCCATGGTGCGCCTCGAGGAGTTCGGCGACCGCCGCCCGGCGCAGCTCTCCGGTGGCCAGCAGCAGCGGGTGGCGCTGGCCCGGGCGCTGGTGTTCGAGCCCGAGCTGGTGCTGATGGATGAACCGCTTGGGGCGCTGGACAAGAACCTTCGCGAGGAGATGCAGTACGAGATCAAGCGCATTCACGCCAGCCTCGGCGTGACCATGATCTATGTCACCCACGACCAGACCGAAGCGCTAACCATGTCCGACCGCATCGCCGTGTTCAACGACGGCGTGGTACAGCAGCTGGCGTCGCCGGACGAGCTCTACGAGCGTCCGGAAAATGCCTTCGTGGCCTACTTCATCGGCGAGAACAACCGCCTGACCGGTGAGGTGAGTGAGCGCCTCGGCGATGACTGCAAGGTGCGTCTGGATAGCGGCGATACGGTGATCGCCAAGCCGGTGGCCGTGGGCGGCGTGGGGTCACGCACCACGCTATCGCTGCGCCCCGAGCGGGTCAGCATCCTGCGCGAGGATGCGGCCGAGCAGTTCGACAATCAGTTTACCGCGACGGTGCAGGAGGTGATCTACCTCGGCGACCACCTGAGGACGCGGGTATCGGTCTGTGGCAACGACGATTTCATTCTCAAGACGCCCAATGCGCAAGGGTTTGGCGTCATGCGCCCCGGTCAGCAGATTCAGGTCGGCTGGTCGAGCGCCGACTGTCGCGCCCTGGACGCCTGA
- a CDS encoding polyamine ABC transporter permease, producing MAIPSYATRGERIWHYAFRGICALIFLFLVGPLLVIIPLSFNAAPYFTFTQEMLTFDPAGYSLRWYQDFFTSSAWLNAIKNSFIIGIASTILATVLGTIAALGLSSRYMPARGLVMALLISPMIVPLIISAAAMFFFFSRVNLAQTYLGVILAHTALGIPFVVITVTATLSSFDTTLIRAAHSLGANPTRTFFKVVLPLVTPGVVSGALFAFITSFDEVVVVLFIAGPEQRTMPIQMWSGIREQISPTILAVATLLVLLSMLMLTTLELLRRRSERLRGVTPG from the coding sequence ATGGCGATTCCTTCCTATGCCACCCGCGGCGAGCGCATCTGGCACTACGCGTTCCGCGGGATCTGTGCGCTGATCTTCCTGTTCCTGGTCGGCCCGCTGCTGGTGATCATCCCGCTGTCGTTCAACGCGGCACCCTACTTCACCTTTACCCAGGAGATGCTGACCTTCGATCCGGCGGGTTACTCGCTACGCTGGTACCAGGACTTCTTCACCTCCAGCGCCTGGCTCAACGCGATCAAGAACAGCTTCATCATCGGCATCGCCTCGACGATCCTGGCCACCGTGCTGGGGACCATCGCGGCATTGGGGCTCTCGAGCCGCTACATGCCGGCGCGGGGGCTGGTGATGGCGCTGCTGATCTCGCCGATGATCGTGCCGCTGATCATCTCGGCGGCGGCGATGTTCTTCTTCTTCTCGCGGGTCAACCTGGCGCAGACCTATCTCGGGGTGATATTGGCGCATACCGCGCTGGGCATTCCGTTCGTGGTGATCACGGTGACCGCTACGCTGTCGAGTTTCGACACCACCCTGATTCGTGCCGCCCACAGCCTGGGCGCCAACCCCACCCGCACCTTCTTCAAGGTGGTACTGCCGCTGGTGACCCCGGGCGTGGTGTCCGGGGCGCTGTTCGCTTTCATCACCTCGTTCGATGAAGTGGTGGTGGTGTTGTTCATTGCCGGGCCCGAGCAGCGCACCATGCCGATTCAGATGTGGTCGGGGATTCGTGAGCAGATCAGCCCGACGATCCTGGCCGTGGCCACCCTGCTGGTGCTGCTGTCGATGCTGATGCTGACCACGCTGGAGCTGCTGAGGCGGCGCAGCGAGCGCCTGCGCGGCGTGACTCCGGGGTAA